In a single window of the Microscilla marina ATCC 23134 genome:
- a CDS encoding HU family DNA-binding protein — MAIKYALYDNQMTSDPDDHMAQVQHDQTLTLDNIIETMIGRGSTITKAEALSVLEEFFDAITEAIKNGQAINTELINISVSLKGVFTDSNDRYDSNRHHAKINVQAGTRLKKVLSELSFTKTEASKPVPTLLNFKDVASDSSNDTLTAGGVGQLNGSRLKIDPADNDQGVFFIASNGTETKSPTTIRNKPSELIFMVPAGLASGNYKLEVRAKLGGKGIRKGQLLDELVVN, encoded by the coding sequence ATGGCAATCAAATATGCCCTGTACGACAATCAAATGACCAGTGATCCCGACGACCACATGGCACAAGTACAGCATGACCAAACCCTTACTCTAGACAATATCATAGAAACCATGATAGGGCGAGGCTCTACCATTACCAAAGCCGAGGCACTATCGGTATTAGAGGAGTTTTTTGATGCCATTACCGAAGCCATCAAAAACGGACAGGCCATCAATACCGAATTGATTAATATATCGGTGAGCCTCAAGGGGGTGTTTACCGACAGCAACGACCGCTACGACAGCAACCGCCACCACGCCAAAATAAACGTACAAGCAGGTACCCGTCTCAAAAAGGTTTTGAGTGAGTTGTCGTTTACCAAAACCGAAGCCAGCAAACCTGTGCCTACTTTGCTCAATTTTAAAGACGTGGCAAGCGACTCTAGCAATGACACCCTCACGGCGGGTGGGGTAGGGCAACTAAACGGCAGCCGCCTAAAAATAGACCCTGCCGACAACGACCAGGGTGTTTTTTTTATTGCCAGCAATGGCACCGAAACCAAATCGCCTACTACTATTCGTAACAAACCCTCTGAGCTTATTTTTATGGTGCCGGCCGGGCTTGCCAGTGGCAACTACAAGCTAGAGGTAAGGGCTAAGCTTGGCGGCAAGGGCATAAGAAAGGGGCAATTGCTCGACGAGCTGGTGGTAAACTAA
- a CDS encoding tetratricopeptide repeat domain protein, with protein sequence MLLSTTLRLAGLALCLAFAQATYAQTTPSKKTKSPFDSLYAKAYQVGNAQPDSAIHYASQATRASQKPEEQANAHNLLAFYALNQGYYALAIKHYQKAYDLYKQPSQKAVMLKNIAFCYKNAGNYEKATSIAKKTVQNFTTLQDTTNLIEAFNLLANCYTVQDNFGNTSETFKKAIQLTQGKHKAKLANIYDDLARLKENQTQYDSAIHYQRLALERFAEPNAARKCTRLVRLSWYYMLNQNARQARQHLNQALALKQTSPVSHIMLQATHGLLLFVERQEPEARQAIGRSDTLLKHLRQRSSHPIQQKFARKLAYEINQSGYQLLKHLCFYSEQRARFAPHKQWFAERLQYSQQLYEEIQLRVHARDSLVIARTQPKTQVRVVRQISPWWWVVIAATIAIGGLWLYKARAQTIKARIQEVQAETERVQAQAEQVQAQADFVEAMKASPIEGLGDIKPQETHLLQEAAHRLQRPLEPDEVKLLVLVVRGCAYKRIAEELKISEGATKMRAQRLKERLKVHSFQELM encoded by the coding sequence ATGTTGTTATCCACTACCCTACGTCTTGCGGGGCTGGCGTTGTGCCTTGCCTTTGCCCAAGCTACCTACGCCCAAACCACCCCCTCAAAAAAAACAAAAAGCCCCTTTGACAGCCTCTACGCCAAAGCCTACCAAGTGGGCAATGCCCAACCCGACTCGGCGATACACTACGCCAGCCAAGCCACAAGAGCCAGCCAAAAACCAGAAGAACAAGCCAATGCTCATAACTTATTGGCTTTTTATGCGCTAAATCAAGGCTATTATGCCCTTGCTATCAAACACTACCAAAAAGCGTATGATTTGTATAAGCAACCTAGCCAAAAAGCGGTAATGCTCAAAAACATAGCTTTTTGTTACAAAAATGCAGGCAACTATGAAAAAGCCACATCTATAGCTAAGAAAACAGTGCAGAACTTTACAACACTACAAGATACAACTAACTTAATTGAAGCATTTAACTTACTAGCAAACTGTTATACTGTTCAGGATAACTTTGGCAATACCAGTGAAACTTTTAAAAAAGCGATACAACTTACTCAAGGAAAACACAAAGCCAAATTAGCAAATATCTACGACGACCTTGCCCGCCTCAAAGAAAACCAAACCCAGTACGATTCAGCAATACATTACCAACGCCTTGCCCTGGAGCGCTTTGCCGAACCCAATGCCGCCCGAAAATGTACTCGTTTGGTGCGGCTAAGTTGGTATTATATGCTCAACCAAAACGCCCGCCAAGCCCGGCAGCACCTCAACCAAGCCCTGGCGCTTAAGCAAACCAGCCCCGTGAGCCACATTATGCTACAAGCCACCCATGGGCTATTGCTGTTTGTAGAGCGGCAAGAGCCTGAAGCCCGCCAAGCCATAGGGCGCAGCGATACCCTGCTGAAGCATTTGCGCCAACGCTCAAGCCACCCCATCCAGCAAAAGTTTGCCCGTAAGCTTGCCTACGAGATCAACCAGAGCGGCTACCAACTCTTAAAGCATTTGTGTTTTTATAGTGAGCAACGCGCCCGTTTTGCCCCCCACAAACAATGGTTTGCCGAACGCCTGCAATACAGCCAACAGCTTTACGAAGAAATACAGCTAAGGGTACACGCGCGCGACTCGTTGGTGATAGCCCGCACCCAACCCAAAACCCAAGTGCGGGTAGTGCGGCAAATATCTCCTTGGTGGTGGGTGGTGATAGCAGCCACTATAGCTATAGGGGGGTTGTGGCTATACAAGGCACGCGCCCAAACAATAAAAGCCCGTATACAAGAGGTGCAAGCCGAAACCGAACGAGTACAAGCCCAAGCCGAACAAGTACAAGCCCAAGCCGATTTTGTGGAGGCAATGAAGGCAAGCCCTATAGAGGGGCTTGGAGACATAAAACCCCAGGAAACCCACCTGCTACAAGAGGCAGCCCACCGCCTGCAACGCCCCCTAGAGCCCGACGAAGTAAAGCTGTTGGTGCTAGTGGTGCGGGGCTGTGCCTACAAACGCATAGCTGAGGAGCTAAAGATAAGCGAAGGTGCCACAAAAATGAGGGCACAACGGCTCAAAGAACGCTTAAAGGTACATAGTTTTCAAGAGTTGATGTAG
- a CDS encoding NAD-dependent epimerase/dehydratase family protein, with the protein MNQIDKTKPVLVTGATGYVAGWLVKKLLEKGITVHAAVRNPQKQEKLQHLNQLAAKSSGSIKYFKSDLLQEGSYAEAMAGCELVYHTASPFVTDVNDPQKDLIDPAVKGTQNVLETANNTPSVKRVVVTSSCAAIYTDAIDCQNAPGGVLTEEVWNTTSSLNYQPYAYSKTLAEKKAWEINKAQARWDLVTINPSLVLGPPLNPQSVTSESFNILRQLGDGTMKMGAPKIGIGLVDVRDVAEAHYNAGFKPTAKGRYITSGHNTNFLELGTTLLPKYGKKFPLPKKALPKWLLMLVGPMTNKLFTRKFIRNNVNHAWAADHSKIKEELDIEFTPLKVTMEDTFQTLVDEKILQPK; encoded by the coding sequence ATGAATCAGATAGATAAAACAAAACCTGTATTAGTAACTGGTGCCACCGGATATGTAGCCGGATGGTTGGTAAAAAAACTATTGGAAAAAGGGATCACGGTACACGCTGCAGTAAGAAACCCGCAAAAACAAGAAAAACTGCAACACCTCAATCAGCTTGCTGCCAAGTCGAGTGGCTCTATCAAATACTTTAAGTCAGACTTGCTGCAGGAAGGCTCCTACGCCGAAGCAATGGCGGGTTGTGAGCTGGTATACCATACTGCCTCGCCTTTTGTGACTGATGTAAACGACCCACAAAAAGACTTGATTGACCCGGCGGTAAAAGGGACACAAAACGTGCTCGAAACCGCCAACAACACCCCCTCGGTCAAACGGGTAGTGGTTACCAGTAGTTGTGCTGCCATTTATACCGATGCTATAGACTGCCAAAACGCACCTGGCGGAGTATTGACCGAAGAGGTTTGGAACACTACATCGTCGTTAAACTACCAGCCTTATGCTTACTCAAAAACCCTGGCCGAAAAAAAAGCCTGGGAAATTAACAAAGCCCAGGCACGCTGGGACCTCGTGACTATTAACCCGTCGTTGGTGTTAGGGCCTCCACTAAACCCCCAAAGTGTTACTTCAGAGAGTTTCAATATATTGAGACAGTTGGGAGATGGCACCATGAAAATGGGTGCCCCCAAAATAGGCATTGGTTTGGTAGATGTACGCGATGTAGCCGAAGCACATTACAATGCAGGGTTTAAACCCACCGCCAAAGGGCGTTATATTACCTCAGGGCATAATACCAATTTTCTGGAGCTGGGTACTACCTTGTTGCCCAAGTACGGCAAAAAGTTTCCTTTGCCCAAAAAAGCCCTGCCCAAATGGTTGTTAATGCTGGTGGGACCTATGACCAACAAATTGTTTACCCGTAAGTTTATCCGCAACAATGTAAACCACGCGTGGGCAGCCGATCACTCAAAAATCAAAGAAGAACTAGACATTGAGTTTACTCCGCTCAAAGTTACTATGGAAGATACCTTTCAGACATTGGTAGACGAAAAAATACTACAGCCCAAATAA
- a CDS encoding helix-turn-helix domain-containing protein, with protein MGQEIIKIQSISQLHDMAGFEKPKHPLISVVDVSKIKINKDLLNVKLSPNLYYIGLKNADCGIQYGRNHYDFSEGVLAFQSPHQVVAVTSETEFDKEQGWMLFFHPDLIRTTPLGENIEDYSFFSYDVHEALHLSDKEKKTLNDCVEKIKEEYNERIDNHSHRVIVSTLELLLNYCLRFYERQFNTRTAKNKDIVSQVENTLKDYYKTGQLPEYGAPSIHYIADKVHLSPTYLSDLLKKETGRSAKDHINDFLVDKAKTLLLSTEDSVSEIAYTLGFNYPHYFSRLFKNKTGFTPQKYREVG; from the coding sequence ATGGGGCAGGAAATAATCAAAATACAATCAATTAGTCAATTACACGATATGGCAGGCTTCGAGAAGCCCAAACACCCACTGATTAGTGTAGTTGATGTGTCAAAGATCAAAATCAACAAAGACTTGCTCAATGTAAAGCTGTCGCCTAATTTGTATTATATTGGGCTCAAAAATGCCGACTGTGGAATACAGTATGGGCGCAATCATTATGATTTTTCGGAGGGAGTACTCGCTTTTCAAAGTCCACATCAAGTAGTAGCTGTTACCTCTGAAACCGAGTTTGACAAAGAACAGGGTTGGATGTTGTTTTTTCACCCCGACCTGATCCGTACCACTCCCCTGGGTGAAAATATAGAAGATTACTCTTTTTTCTCTTACGATGTACACGAAGCCTTGCACCTGTCGGACAAAGAAAAGAAAACCTTGAACGACTGCGTAGAGAAAATAAAAGAAGAGTACAACGAGCGCATCGATAATCACAGCCATCGGGTCATTGTATCTACCCTAGAGTTATTGCTCAACTATTGCCTGCGGTTTTATGAGCGGCAGTTCAACACCCGCACCGCCAAAAATAAAGACATTGTAAGCCAAGTAGAAAACACCCTGAAAGATTACTACAAAACAGGGCAACTGCCCGAATATGGGGCACCTTCTATTCATTATATTGCCGATAAGGTGCACTTGTCGCCTACTTATCTAAGCGACTTGCTCAAGAAAGAAACCGGGCGCAGCGCCAAAGATCATATCAACGATTTTTTGGTCGACAAAGCCAAAACTTTGCTCTTAAGTACCGAAGACTCGGTATCAGAGATTGCCTACACGCTGGGGTTTAATTACCCACATTACTTTAGTCGTTTGTTCAAAAACAAAACGGGGTTTACTCCCCAAAAATACCGCGAGGTGGGCTAA
- a CDS encoding BamA/TamA family outer membrane protein — protein MFLALLSFILDFCLLSNPCLPQPHAYPASCRVTPASDSTKATPYTIIRTITITGNKKTKRRIILRELDVHPGDSLLNHRIDTVLLSNKNKIFNTNLFITVDLSLQNKEGNVADLHIKLKERWYFFPAPLFELVDRNFNEWWHQRNRDLTRVRYGLRLTQDNVFGLNQKLELLFLTGFINQYSLSYRMPYIDRAQKMGLSFQVSYTQNKSIPYRTEGHQLDFLESEKILKEQFSSAVSLRRRSKFYDFHTIALSYHQSKLADTIPQINPLYFLDGKNTQKYFKLQYTFEHNKTDINAYPLNGSIYRGSIEKYGLGFFNDVDMLATTFTMAKYKRLGRGFFADVLLRGRYLLHQRQPYSISRGLGYGNNLLRGYEFYVLDGQHFVLNRNTLKFRFVNTRKELGFIPIPQFRTLPLAMYFTFYFDTGYVSDRFFTEINNRFTNRFIYGTGVGVDIVTYYNMIIRCNYALNSGLEHGFYITFSADL, from the coding sequence ATGTTTTTAGCACTCTTAAGCTTTATTTTAGACTTCTGCCTCCTGTCCAACCCCTGTCTGCCTCAGCCTCATGCATACCCTGCGTCATGTCGTGTTACTCCTGCAAGCGATAGTACCAAAGCTACACCTTATACTATTATTCGTACCATTACCATTACCGGAAACAAGAAAACCAAACGTAGAATTATATTAAGAGAGTTAGATGTTCACCCAGGTGACAGCTTGCTCAATCACCGCATCGACACGGTGTTGCTGTCCAATAAAAATAAGATTTTTAATACCAACCTGTTCATTACTGTAGATTTGAGTCTACAAAACAAAGAAGGAAATGTGGCCGACTTGCATATTAAACTCAAAGAACGATGGTATTTTTTTCCTGCTCCTTTGTTTGAACTGGTAGACCGCAACTTCAACGAATGGTGGCATCAACGCAACCGCGACCTCACCAGGGTACGTTATGGCCTTCGGCTTACTCAAGACAATGTATTTGGACTCAACCAAAAACTAGAACTACTTTTCCTGACTGGTTTTATCAATCAATACAGCTTGAGCTACAGAATGCCCTATATAGACCGGGCGCAAAAAATGGGGTTAAGTTTTCAAGTATCTTATACCCAAAACAAGTCTATTCCTTACCGTACCGAAGGACACCAATTGGACTTTTTGGAAAGTGAAAAAATTCTCAAAGAACAGTTTTCGTCTGCGGTATCGTTGCGCAGACGTAGCAAGTTTTACGACTTTCATACAATAGCCCTTTCGTACCATCAGTCTAAGCTTGCCGATACCATTCCCCAAATTAACCCATTGTATTTTTTAGATGGCAAAAACACCCAAAAGTATTTCAAGCTTCAGTATACGTTTGAACACAACAAAACCGACATCAATGCCTATCCGCTGAATGGTTCTATTTACAGGGGATCTATTGAAAAGTATGGGCTGGGTTTTTTCAACGATGTAGACATGCTCGCTACTACCTTTACAATGGCCAAATACAAACGTTTGGGGCGTGGTTTTTTTGCCGATGTATTGTTGCGTGGGCGTTATTTATTGCACCAACGGCAACCTTATTCTATATCCAGAGGGTTGGGCTATGGCAATAACCTGCTGAGGGGGTATGAGTTTTACGTACTTGATGGGCAGCACTTTGTTTTGAACCGTAACACACTTAAGTTTCGTTTTGTAAACACACGCAAAGAACTAGGCTTTATACCCATTCCTCAGTTTAGAACTTTACCTTTGGCAATGTACTTTACTTTTTATTTCGACACTGGCTATGTGTCCGATAGGTTTTTTACTGAAATTAACAACCGCTTTACCAACCGTTTTATTTATGGCACAGGAGTGGGCGTAGACATTGTAACCTACTACAACATGATCATTCGTTGCAATTATGCGCTCAACTCTGGGCTTGAGCATGGATTTTATATTACCTTTAGCGCCGACTTATAA
- a CDS encoding inorganic diphosphatase, with amino-acid sequence MQEQTDFSIDVVVEIPKGSRNKYEYDYDKKMIRYDRMLFSAMHYPSDYGFFPETLALDGDSLDALVLVTEPTFPGCLIEVRPIGVFNMRDEKGPDKKILCVPISDPIWNHIKRLDEIPPHMKLEIEHFFQVYKDLEKKKVGVEGWEDETSAIKAIKEAQQRYLESKWKKQKH; translated from the coding sequence ATGCAAGAACAAACAGATTTTTCTATCGATGTAGTGGTAGAAATTCCCAAAGGTAGCCGCAATAAGTATGAATATGATTATGACAAAAAAATGATTCGTTATGATCGAATGCTTTTCTCTGCTATGCACTATCCTAGTGACTATGGATTTTTTCCTGAAACATTGGCACTAGATGGCGACTCGCTAGATGCGTTGGTATTGGTAACCGAGCCTACCTTTCCTGGATGTTTGATCGAAGTTCGTCCAATAGGTGTGTTTAACATGAGAGACGAAAAAGGACCAGATAAGAAGATATTATGTGTTCCGATAAGTGATCCTATTTGGAATCATATCAAACGCCTGGATGAAATTCCTCCCCACATGAAGCTTGAAATTGAGCACTTCTTTCAAGTGTACAAAGACCTAGAAAAGAAAAAAGTAGGGGTAGAAGGTTGGGAAGACGAAACCTCTGCCATTAAGGCAATCAAAGAGGCTCAACAAAGATATTTAGAGAGCAAGTGGAAAAAACAAAAGCACTAG
- a CDS encoding lipocalin family protein: protein MKIINTYALLALLLSSLMVACNTKEKQNLPAPATNQSEKIEGYVIVLKDKLSRRLSGQNTEKIAQEVIKDYTTKSPKVTVLSDQGKLAFSADISSEELQKINQDDRVEFVEYFKGTKAKFLDFLFNPVQTADFVDLDRYVGKWYELASFPQDFSTDCECTTANYSPGALRGIVKVFNQCNSTEGSGQARGTAFVMNPGANSRLLLTLQEPLVPVPGLYWILEVREASSDKPYTFAVVSNPFRSSLFILSRKPTLETDEEKAIYQDILNKLKKQKFDLDKLQVTNQENCNL from the coding sequence ATGAAAATCATAAACACCTATGCATTGTTGGCTTTATTACTTAGTAGCCTAATGGTGGCTTGTAATACCAAAGAAAAACAAAACCTTCCAGCACCAGCAACCAATCAAAGTGAAAAAATTGAGGGGTATGTAATTGTTCTGAAAGACAAATTGAGTCGCCGATTAAGCGGGCAAAACACCGAAAAAATCGCTCAGGAGGTGATAAAAGATTATACCACCAAATCACCCAAAGTAACTGTTTTGTCAGACCAAGGTAAACTGGCATTTAGTGCTGATATATCTTCGGAAGAACTACAAAAAATAAATCAAGATGACCGCGTAGAGTTTGTGGAATACTTCAAAGGAACAAAAGCTAAATTTCTTGATTTCCTTTTTAACCCTGTACAAACGGCAGATTTTGTAGACCTTGACCGCTATGTAGGAAAATGGTATGAACTCGCCAGTTTTCCGCAAGACTTCAGCACCGACTGTGAATGTACTACTGCCAATTATTCGCCTGGTGCCCTTCGAGGAATTGTCAAAGTATTTAACCAGTGTAACTCTACCGAAGGATCGGGGCAGGCAAGAGGAACCGCCTTTGTAATGAACCCTGGAGCCAACTCCCGTTTATTGCTTACATTGCAAGAACCATTGGTACCTGTTCCTGGCTTGTACTGGATTTTAGAAGTACGCGAAGCTTCCTCAGACAAACCTTACACATTTGCCGTAGTAAGTAATCCGTTCAGAAGTAGTTTGTTTATTCTTAGCCGAAAGCCTACACTAGAAACCGATGAAGAAAAAGCCATTTATCAGGATATTTTGAATAAACTAAAAAAGCAAAAGTTTGACCTTGACAAGCTTCAGGTGACCAACCAGGAAAACTGTAACTTGTAA
- a CDS encoding Rho-binding antiterminator, translating into MNKAKPYNPINCSLYDYLEAWAVTQTPCKVTYLDAQNKEAYFTKTIVDLYIKDKVEYVKWNDGSSLRLDQLIEINGVRFWGMTC; encoded by the coding sequence ATGAATAAAGCAAAGCCTTATAACCCCATTAATTGTAGTTTGTATGACTATCTTGAAGCTTGGGCAGTTACACAAACTCCTTGTAAAGTAACTTACCTTGATGCCCAAAATAAGGAAGCGTATTTTACCAAAACCATTGTAGATTTGTACATCAAAGACAAGGTAGAGTATGTAAAATGGAACGATGGCTCGTCGTTGCGTCTCGATCAGTTGATTGAAATCAATGGGGTGCGTTTTTGGGGAATGACTTGTTGA
- a CDS encoding Crp/Fnr family transcriptional regulator: MIKESILQQYEAEVQVLNKGDILFMEGEMPRHYYQIKEGEIKVSNYNNEGKEFMQGIFYEKQSFGEPPLLGNFPYPATSQALKTTTVYRLPLNRFIELLQNNFEVHWQLTSTLSQRLRYKAMIMKEISSHSPEHRILTLIDYLKKHTTTTDRFEVKLTRQQIADLTGLRVETVIRAIKNLEAQQEVQIIGRKVYR, from the coding sequence ATGATTAAAGAATCTATTTTACAACAGTATGAGGCTGAAGTACAAGTTTTGAACAAAGGCGATATTTTGTTTATGGAGGGGGAAATGCCTCGTCATTATTACCAGATCAAAGAAGGAGAAATCAAGGTTTCCAATTACAACAATGAGGGCAAAGAGTTTATGCAGGGCATTTTTTATGAAAAACAAAGCTTTGGTGAGCCACCTTTATTGGGTAACTTTCCTTATCCGGCTACTTCACAGGCTTTAAAAACCACCACAGTGTACAGGTTACCCCTGAACCGCTTTATTGAATTGCTGCAAAATAATTTTGAAGTGCATTGGCAACTTACCTCTACTCTTTCGCAACGTTTGCGTTACAAGGCAATGATTATGAAAGAAATTTCCAGCCATTCGCCCGAACACCGCATACTTACCCTGATAGATTATCTGAAAAAACATACTACAACCACTGATCGGTTTGAGGTGAAACTTACCCGACAACAAATAGCCGACTTGACAGGGTTACGGGTCGAGACCGTGATCAGGGCAATCAAGAACCTGGAAGCCCAGCAAGAAGTACAGATTATTGGGCGTAAAGTATACAGGTAA
- a CDS encoding T9SS type A sorting domain-containing protein, with translation MKRQFVQLIALLFFAVISINSYAQSNGSFESLTGTNYGSAFASGQVTDWKQSHGTPSIFGGAPGEGLRSAWMWSYHGRGEGIVQNYTFTPGTVYTVNFWVKTNNPDGKFYVQAANGVPNGTSSASTFPSVSSKQTIFSNGLVYNNWKYISVTFTPSTSYAQLWIYPYLAGAPTNGQAEVQVDGIKITACTPMSIAVPNYSFEERKGTDRVRPFSSGLVYGWAQSHGTPSMFGGAPGQGSNSAWMWSYYGRGEGIVTNVNFVAGKTYKVKFWVRTSNPDGAFYVKAANGVPSGTTTSVVIPSVNSQQTIFTDGLNYPKWVEKTVVFTASANFSQLWIYPLLKTAPNNGQAELQVDAIRIETVCGRVPLPIGEEILPIKKTKLTNAQKTLDVKVYPNPTTNQVNVKLADHVEKAEVVLYDMMTGKKVGSFTATQSNNTWMVPASVKAGTYQMVVIDPTTNTRKTTRLVINKK, from the coding sequence ATGAAACGACAATTTGTTCAATTGATCGCTTTGCTTTTTTTTGCTGTCATCAGCATAAACAGTTATGCACAGAGTAATGGTAGTTTTGAGTCTTTGACGGGCACAAACTATGGCAGTGCTTTTGCCAGCGGACAAGTAACCGACTGGAAACAATCGCATGGAACGCCCAGTATTTTTGGAGGAGCACCTGGTGAAGGGCTTCGCTCTGCCTGGATGTGGTCTTACCACGGACGAGGCGAAGGTATTGTGCAAAACTATACCTTTACTCCTGGCACAGTATACACGGTAAATTTTTGGGTGAAAACCAATAACCCTGATGGTAAATTTTATGTACAGGCTGCCAACGGTGTACCCAATGGTACCAGCAGCGCCAGTACTTTCCCATCAGTAAGCAGTAAACAAACTATCTTCTCTAATGGCTTGGTATACAATAACTGGAAATACATCTCAGTTACTTTTACCCCAAGTACAAGTTATGCCCAACTATGGATTTACCCTTATTTGGCAGGTGCTCCTACCAATGGGCAAGCCGAAGTACAAGTAGATGGAATCAAAATTACTGCTTGTACCCCTATGAGCATTGCTGTGCCTAACTACAGCTTTGAAGAAAGAAAGGGAACCGACCGGGTACGTCCTTTTTCAAGTGGTTTGGTATATGGCTGGGCTCAGTCTCACGGAACCCCAAGTATGTTTGGTGGTGCACCAGGCCAAGGTTCAAACTCTGCCTGGATGTGGTCTTACTATGGACGCGGCGAAGGTATAGTAACCAATGTAAATTTTGTGGCAGGTAAAACTTATAAAGTCAAATTCTGGGTGCGTACTTCTAACCCTGATGGGGCATTTTATGTAAAGGCTGCCAACGGTGTACCTAGCGGAACGACTACTTCGGTAGTGATTCCTTCAGTGAATAGTCAACAAACTATTTTTACCGACGGGTTGAACTATCCAAAATGGGTAGAAAAAACAGTGGTTTTCACTGCTTCGGCTAACTTCTCTCAACTATGGATTTATCCATTACTAAAAACGGCTCCTAACAATGGACAAGCTGAGTTGCAGGTAGACGCTATTCGCATAGAAACTGTTTGTGGGCGAGTGCCTCTTCCTATAGGCGAAGAGATTCTTCCTATCAAAAAAACGAAGCTAACCAACGCTCAAAAAACATTGGATGTAAAGGTTTACCCTAACCCTACAACCAACCAGGTAAATGTAAAACTGGCTGACCATGTAGAAAAAGCAGAGGTAGTATTGTATGATATGATGACCGGAAAAAAGGTGGGAAGCTTTACTGCTACTCAAAGCAATAACACCTGGATGGTACCTGCCAGTGTAAAAGCTGGTACTTACCAAATGGTAGTAATTGACCCAACCACCAACACTCGAAAAACAACACGTTTGGTGATCAACAAGAAGTAA